In Onychostoma macrolepis isolate SWU-2019 chromosome 06, ASM1243209v1, whole genome shotgun sequence, one DNA window encodes the following:
- the rap1gapb gene encoding rap1 GTPase-activating protein 1 isoform X3, which produces MDEQRCSLPPPLKTEEDYIPYPSVHEVLGRTGTLPLILLPQFGGYWIEGTNHDLGSSSTPEEPPPCPVSQDKLETNSIAKIYRKHFLGKEHFNYYSVDSALSHLVFSVKYDVIGDQEHLRLLLRSRFKTYHDVIPISCLTEFPNVVQMAKLVCEEVNVDRFYPVLYPKASRLIVTFDEHVINNNFKFGVIYQKFAQTSEEELFGNNEESPAFVEFLEFLGEKIELHDFKGFRGGLDVTHGQTGAESVYHNFHNKEIMFHVSTKLPYTEGDSQQLQRKRHIGNDIVAIVFQEENTPFVPDMIASNFLHAYVVVQVENACTDNVLYKVSVTARDDVPFFGPALPDPAVFKKGPEFHEFLLTKLINAEYSCYKAEKFAKLEERTRFALLETLYEELHMNSQSMMGLGGDDDKLENGGGGGGGFFESFKRVIRNRSQSMDAMGLSNKKPHTVSTSHSGSFTHNPPDTPKTPGISLIIPGKSPTRKKSGPFSSRRSSAIGIENIQEVQERSREVSPSPQRTSDGGHVTQDFRLDNSSSQSSPEMQITKIGSALCCRAPSIPESQDLSRSSSNASSFTSVVEENELEHEVTEDYDTGLESLSSAGTPHKRDSFTYSGVWLEDGPGTTSQSSSHGPFRQQSEPRPKTERQHSNC; this is translated from the exons ATGGACGAGCAGAGGTGCTCTCTTCCGCCTCCTCTCAAA ACAGAGGAAGATTACATTCCATATCCCAGCGTCCATGAG GTATTGGGTCGTACAGGCACTTTACCGCTCATTCTGCTGCCCCAGTTTGGGGGTTACTGGATTGAAGGGACCAATCATGATTTAGGCTCCTCCTCCACACCAGAGGAACCGCCCCCTTGTCCTGTATCACAGGATAAACTGGAGACAAACAGCATAGCCAAGATCTACAGGAAACACTTTCTGGGCAAG GAGCACTTTAATTATTACTCAGTGGACAGCGCTCTGAGCCACCTGGTCTTCTCTGTGAAGTATGATGTTATTGGAGACCAGGAGCACCTTCGACTGTTGCTTAG GTCAAGGTTTAAAACCTACCATGATGTGATACCAATTTCTTGTCTGACCGAGTTCCCCAATGTTGTGCAGATGGCGAAG ctTGTCTGTGAAGAGGTGAATGTGGACCGATTTTATCCAGTCTTATACCCAAAG GCATCCAGACTTATTGTGACATTTGATGAGCACGTCATCAACAACAACTTCAAGTTTGGAGTCATCTACCAGAAATTTGCACAG ACATCAGAAGAGGAGCTTTTCGGAAACAATGAGGAAAGTCCAGCTTTTGTTGAGTTTCTGGAGTTCTTGGGAGAGAAGATTGAACTTCATGATTTTAAAGG CTTTCGTGGTGGCCTGGATGTGACACATGGTCAGACAGGAGCTGAGTCAGTCTACCACAACTTCCACAACAAAGAGATAATGTTCCACGTGTCCACTAAGCTGCCATACACTGAAGGTGATTCCCAGCAG CTCCAGAGGAAGAGGCATATTGGAAATGACATTGTGGCTATTGTGTTCCAAGAAGAAAATACACCATTTGTACCCGATATGATTGCATCAAATTTCCTTCACGCTTATGTAGTGGTTCAAGTGGAGAACGCCTGTACTGATAACGTCCTCTATAAG GTATCTGTGACGGCAAGAGATGATGTGCCTTTCTTTGGACCAGCCCTCCCAGACCCAGCTGTCTTTAAAAAG GGTCCCGAGTTTCATGAGTTCCTCTTGACCAAACTGATCAATGCTGAATATTCCTGCTATAAAGCAGAGAAGTTTGCCAAGCTGGAG GAGAGGACACGTTTTGCTCTGCTGGAGACTTTATATGAGGAGCTGCACATGAACAGCCAGTCCATGATGGGACTGGGAGGAGACGATGACAAACTGGAGaatggaggaggaggaggcggTGGCTTCTTTGAGTCTTTCAAG CGAGTAATCCGCAATAGAAGTCAGTCTATGGATGCCATGGGCCTCAGTAACAAGAAGCCACACACTGTCTCCACCAGCCACAGCGGAAGCTTTACACACAACCCCCCAGACACCCCCAAAACACCCGGCATT TCCTTGATTATTCCTGGAAAAAGCCCAACCCGTAAGAAATCTGGTCCATTCAGTTCCAGGAGGAGCAGTGCCATTGGGATTGAGAACATACAAGAAGTTCAGGAGAGAAg TCGTGAGGTGTCCCCTAGTCCACAGAGGACATCTGACGGTGGACACGTCACTCAGGACTTCAGATTAGACAACTCGTCCAGTCAGAGCTCACCTGAGATGCAAATCACCAAAATCGG tTCGGCCCTGTGCTGTCGAGCTCCCTCAATCCCAGAGTCTCAGGATCTATCTCGCTCCTCGTCCAATGCCAGTAGCTTCACCAGCGTGGTGGAGGAGAACGAGCTGGAACATGAAGTGACAGAGGACTATGACACAGGACTG GAGAGTCTATCATCAGCCGGTACGCCTCACAAACGAGATTCGTTTACATACAGTGGCGTGTGGTTGGAAGACGGCCCTGGTACTACTAGTCAGAGCAGTTCACACG GTCCCTTTCGACAGCAATCTGAACCTCGTCCAAAAACAGAGAGACAACACTCG AACTGCTAG
- the rap1gapb gene encoding rap1 GTPase-activating protein 1 isoform X5: protein MAKSLYRFRSPALAAMHHRRRFSDTSDIFAMIERMQGSRMDEQRCSLPPPLKTEEDYIPYPSVHEVLGRTGTLPLILLPQFGGYWIEGTNHDLGSSSTPEEPPPCPVSQDKLETNSIAKIYRKHFLGKEHFNYYSVDSALSHLVFSVKYDVIGDQEHLRLLLRSRFKTYHDVIPISCLTEFPNVVQMAKLVCEEVNVDRFYPVLYPKASRLIVTFDEHVINNNFKFGVIYQKFAQTSEEELFGNNEESPAFVEFLEFLGEKIELHDFKGFRGGLDVTHGQTGAESVYHNFHNKEIMFHVSTKLPYTEGDSQQLQRKRHIGNDIVAIVFQEENTPFVPDMIASNFLHAYVVVQVENACTDNVLYKVSVTARDDVPFFGPALPDPAVFKKGPEFHEFLLTKLINAEYSCYKAEKFAKLEERTRFALLETLYEELHMNSQSMMGLGGDDDKLENGGGGGGGFFESFKRVIRNRSQSMDAMGLSNKKPHTVSTSHSGSFTHNPPDTPKTPGISLIIPGKSPTRKKSGPFSSRRSSAIGIENIQEVQERSSREVSPSPQRTSDGGHVTQDFRLDNSSSQSSPEMQITKIGSALCCRAPSIPESQDLSRSSSNASSFTSVVEENELEHEVTEDYDTGLESLSSAGTPHKRDSFTYSGVWLEDGPGTTSQSSSHGPFRQQSEPRPKTERQHSNC from the exons ATGGCTAAGAGTTTGTACAGGTTTCGCAGTCCAGCTCTCGCTGCCATGCACCACCGCAGGCGCTTCAGTGAT ACATCAGATATATTTGCAATGATAGAGCGAATGCAG GGCAGTAGAATGGACGAGCAGAGGTGCTCTCTTCCGCCTCCTCTCAAA ACAGAGGAAGATTACATTCCATATCCCAGCGTCCATGAG GTATTGGGTCGTACAGGCACTTTACCGCTCATTCTGCTGCCCCAGTTTGGGGGTTACTGGATTGAAGGGACCAATCATGATTTAGGCTCCTCCTCCACACCAGAGGAACCGCCCCCTTGTCCTGTATCACAGGATAAACTGGAGACAAACAGCATAGCCAAGATCTACAGGAAACACTTTCTGGGCAAG GAGCACTTTAATTATTACTCAGTGGACAGCGCTCTGAGCCACCTGGTCTTCTCTGTGAAGTATGATGTTATTGGAGACCAGGAGCACCTTCGACTGTTGCTTAG GTCAAGGTTTAAAACCTACCATGATGTGATACCAATTTCTTGTCTGACCGAGTTCCCCAATGTTGTGCAGATGGCGAAG ctTGTCTGTGAAGAGGTGAATGTGGACCGATTTTATCCAGTCTTATACCCAAAG GCATCCAGACTTATTGTGACATTTGATGAGCACGTCATCAACAACAACTTCAAGTTTGGAGTCATCTACCAGAAATTTGCACAG ACATCAGAAGAGGAGCTTTTCGGAAACAATGAGGAAAGTCCAGCTTTTGTTGAGTTTCTGGAGTTCTTGGGAGAGAAGATTGAACTTCATGATTTTAAAGG CTTTCGTGGTGGCCTGGATGTGACACATGGTCAGACAGGAGCTGAGTCAGTCTACCACAACTTCCACAACAAAGAGATAATGTTCCACGTGTCCACTAAGCTGCCATACACTGAAGGTGATTCCCAGCAG CTCCAGAGGAAGAGGCATATTGGAAATGACATTGTGGCTATTGTGTTCCAAGAAGAAAATACACCATTTGTACCCGATATGATTGCATCAAATTTCCTTCACGCTTATGTAGTGGTTCAAGTGGAGAACGCCTGTACTGATAACGTCCTCTATAAG GTATCTGTGACGGCAAGAGATGATGTGCCTTTCTTTGGACCAGCCCTCCCAGACCCAGCTGTCTTTAAAAAG GGTCCCGAGTTTCATGAGTTCCTCTTGACCAAACTGATCAATGCTGAATATTCCTGCTATAAAGCAGAGAAGTTTGCCAAGCTGGAG GAGAGGACACGTTTTGCTCTGCTGGAGACTTTATATGAGGAGCTGCACATGAACAGCCAGTCCATGATGGGACTGGGAGGAGACGATGACAAACTGGAGaatggaggaggaggaggcggTGGCTTCTTTGAGTCTTTCAAG CGAGTAATCCGCAATAGAAGTCAGTCTATGGATGCCATGGGCCTCAGTAACAAGAAGCCACACACTGTCTCCACCAGCCACAGCGGAAGCTTTACACACAACCCCCCAGACACCCCCAAAACACCCGGCATT TCCTTGATTATTCCTGGAAAAAGCCCAACCCGTAAGAAATCTGGTCCATTCAGTTCCAGGAGGAGCAGTGCCATTGGGATTGAGAACATACAAGAAGTTCAGGAGAGAAg CAGTCGTGAGGTGTCCCCTAGTCCACAGAGGACATCTGACGGTGGACACGTCACTCAGGACTTCAGATTAGACAACTCGTCCAGTCAGAGCTCACCTGAGATGCAAATCACCAAAATCGG tTCGGCCCTGTGCTGTCGAGCTCCCTCAATCCCAGAGTCTCAGGATCTATCTCGCTCCTCGTCCAATGCCAGTAGCTTCACCAGCGTGGTGGAGGAGAACGAGCTGGAACATGAAGTGACAGAGGACTATGACACAGGACTG GAGAGTCTATCATCAGCCGGTACGCCTCACAAACGAGATTCGTTTACATACAGTGGCGTGTGGTTGGAAGACGGCCCTGGTACTACTAGTCAGAGCAGTTCACACG GTCCCTTTCGACAGCAATCTGAACCTCGTCCAAAAACAGAGAGACAACACTCG AACTGCTAG
- the rap1gapb gene encoding rap1 GTPase-activating protein 1 isoform X7, translating to MDEQRCSLPPPLKTEEDYIPYPSVHEVLGRTGTLPLILLPQFGGYWIEGTNHDLGSSSTPEEPPPCPVSQDKLETNSIAKIYRKHFLGKEHFNYYSVDSALSHLVFSVKYDVIGDQEHLRLLLRSRFKTYHDVIPISCLTEFPNVVQMAKLVCEEVNVDRFYPVLYPKASRLIVTFDEHVINNNFKFGVIYQKFAQTSEEELFGNNEESPAFVEFLEFLGEKIELHDFKGFRGGLDVTHGQTGAESVYHNFHNKEIMFHVSTKLPYTEGDSQQLQRKRHIGNDIVAIVFQEENTPFVPDMIASNFLHAYVVVQVENACTDNVLYKVSVTARDDVPFFGPALPDPAVFKKGPEFHEFLLTKLINAEYSCYKAEKFAKLEERTRFALLETLYEELHMNSQSMMGLGGDDDKLENGGGGGGGFFESFKRVIRNRSQSMDAMGLSNKKPHTVSTSHSGSFTHNPPDTPKTPGISLIIPGKSPTRKKSGPFSSRRSSAIGIENIQEVQERSSREVSPSPQRTSDGGHVTQDFRLDNSSSQSSPEMQITKIGSALCCRAPSIPESQDLSRSSSNASSFTSVVEENELEHEVTEDYDTGLESLSSAGTPHKRDSFTYSGVWLEDGPGTTSQSSSHGPFRQQSEPRPKTERQHSNC from the exons ATGGACGAGCAGAGGTGCTCTCTTCCGCCTCCTCTCAAA ACAGAGGAAGATTACATTCCATATCCCAGCGTCCATGAG GTATTGGGTCGTACAGGCACTTTACCGCTCATTCTGCTGCCCCAGTTTGGGGGTTACTGGATTGAAGGGACCAATCATGATTTAGGCTCCTCCTCCACACCAGAGGAACCGCCCCCTTGTCCTGTATCACAGGATAAACTGGAGACAAACAGCATAGCCAAGATCTACAGGAAACACTTTCTGGGCAAG GAGCACTTTAATTATTACTCAGTGGACAGCGCTCTGAGCCACCTGGTCTTCTCTGTGAAGTATGATGTTATTGGAGACCAGGAGCACCTTCGACTGTTGCTTAG GTCAAGGTTTAAAACCTACCATGATGTGATACCAATTTCTTGTCTGACCGAGTTCCCCAATGTTGTGCAGATGGCGAAG ctTGTCTGTGAAGAGGTGAATGTGGACCGATTTTATCCAGTCTTATACCCAAAG GCATCCAGACTTATTGTGACATTTGATGAGCACGTCATCAACAACAACTTCAAGTTTGGAGTCATCTACCAGAAATTTGCACAG ACATCAGAAGAGGAGCTTTTCGGAAACAATGAGGAAAGTCCAGCTTTTGTTGAGTTTCTGGAGTTCTTGGGAGAGAAGATTGAACTTCATGATTTTAAAGG CTTTCGTGGTGGCCTGGATGTGACACATGGTCAGACAGGAGCTGAGTCAGTCTACCACAACTTCCACAACAAAGAGATAATGTTCCACGTGTCCACTAAGCTGCCATACACTGAAGGTGATTCCCAGCAG CTCCAGAGGAAGAGGCATATTGGAAATGACATTGTGGCTATTGTGTTCCAAGAAGAAAATACACCATTTGTACCCGATATGATTGCATCAAATTTCCTTCACGCTTATGTAGTGGTTCAAGTGGAGAACGCCTGTACTGATAACGTCCTCTATAAG GTATCTGTGACGGCAAGAGATGATGTGCCTTTCTTTGGACCAGCCCTCCCAGACCCAGCTGTCTTTAAAAAG GGTCCCGAGTTTCATGAGTTCCTCTTGACCAAACTGATCAATGCTGAATATTCCTGCTATAAAGCAGAGAAGTTTGCCAAGCTGGAG GAGAGGACACGTTTTGCTCTGCTGGAGACTTTATATGAGGAGCTGCACATGAACAGCCAGTCCATGATGGGACTGGGAGGAGACGATGACAAACTGGAGaatggaggaggaggaggcggTGGCTTCTTTGAGTCTTTCAAG CGAGTAATCCGCAATAGAAGTCAGTCTATGGATGCCATGGGCCTCAGTAACAAGAAGCCACACACTGTCTCCACCAGCCACAGCGGAAGCTTTACACACAACCCCCCAGACACCCCCAAAACACCCGGCATT TCCTTGATTATTCCTGGAAAAAGCCCAACCCGTAAGAAATCTGGTCCATTCAGTTCCAGGAGGAGCAGTGCCATTGGGATTGAGAACATACAAGAAGTTCAGGAGAGAAg CAGTCGTGAGGTGTCCCCTAGTCCACAGAGGACATCTGACGGTGGACACGTCACTCAGGACTTCAGATTAGACAACTCGTCCAGTCAGAGCTCACCTGAGATGCAAATCACCAAAATCGG tTCGGCCCTGTGCTGTCGAGCTCCCTCAATCCCAGAGTCTCAGGATCTATCTCGCTCCTCGTCCAATGCCAGTAGCTTCACCAGCGTGGTGGAGGAGAACGAGCTGGAACATGAAGTGACAGAGGACTATGACACAGGACTG GAGAGTCTATCATCAGCCGGTACGCCTCACAAACGAGATTCGTTTACATACAGTGGCGTGTGGTTGGAAGACGGCCCTGGTACTACTAGTCAGAGCAGTTCACACG GTCCCTTTCGACAGCAATCTGAACCTCGTCCAAAAACAGAGAGACAACACTCG AACTGCTAG
- the rap1gapb gene encoding rap1 GTPase-activating protein 1 isoform X1: protein MECKLTIYVMERARKSDKISYDNLQCYISRLRKEHNSADNRKQDGRIPRISDPLERPGLVKSFPPLPAPTLLKTSDIFAMIERMQGSRMDEQRCSLPPPLKTEEDYIPYPSVHEVLGRTGTLPLILLPQFGGYWIEGTNHDLGSSSTPEEPPPCPVSQDKLETNSIAKIYRKHFLGKEHFNYYSVDSALSHLVFSVKYDVIGDQEHLRLLLRSRFKTYHDVIPISCLTEFPNVVQMAKLVCEEVNVDRFYPVLYPKASRLIVTFDEHVINNNFKFGVIYQKFAQTSEEELFGNNEESPAFVEFLEFLGEKIELHDFKGFRGGLDVTHGQTGAESVYHNFHNKEIMFHVSTKLPYTEGDSQQLQRKRHIGNDIVAIVFQEENTPFVPDMIASNFLHAYVVVQVENACTDNVLYKVSVTARDDVPFFGPALPDPAVFKKGPEFHEFLLTKLINAEYSCYKAEKFAKLEERTRFALLETLYEELHMNSQSMMGLGGDDDKLENGGGGGGGFFESFKRVIRNRSQSMDAMGLSNKKPHTVSTSHSGSFTHNPPDTPKTPGISLIIPGKSPTRKKSGPFSSRRSSAIGIENIQEVQERSSREVSPSPQRTSDGGHVTQDFRLDNSSSQSSPEMQITKIGSALCCRAPSIPESQDLSRSSSNASSFTSVVEENELEHEVTEDYDTGLESLSSAGTPHKRDSFTYSGVWLEDGPGTTSQSSSHGPFRQQSEPRPKTERQHSNC, encoded by the exons GAAACAAGATGGCAGAATCCCGCGAATATCTGACCCGTTAGAACGTCCTGGTCTGGTCAAGTCCTTTCCTCCATTACCTGCTCCGACTCTTCTAAAG ACATCAGATATATTTGCAATGATAGAGCGAATGCAG GGCAGTAGAATGGACGAGCAGAGGTGCTCTCTTCCGCCTCCTCTCAAA ACAGAGGAAGATTACATTCCATATCCCAGCGTCCATGAG GTATTGGGTCGTACAGGCACTTTACCGCTCATTCTGCTGCCCCAGTTTGGGGGTTACTGGATTGAAGGGACCAATCATGATTTAGGCTCCTCCTCCACACCAGAGGAACCGCCCCCTTGTCCTGTATCACAGGATAAACTGGAGACAAACAGCATAGCCAAGATCTACAGGAAACACTTTCTGGGCAAG GAGCACTTTAATTATTACTCAGTGGACAGCGCTCTGAGCCACCTGGTCTTCTCTGTGAAGTATGATGTTATTGGAGACCAGGAGCACCTTCGACTGTTGCTTAG GTCAAGGTTTAAAACCTACCATGATGTGATACCAATTTCTTGTCTGACCGAGTTCCCCAATGTTGTGCAGATGGCGAAG ctTGTCTGTGAAGAGGTGAATGTGGACCGATTTTATCCAGTCTTATACCCAAAG GCATCCAGACTTATTGTGACATTTGATGAGCACGTCATCAACAACAACTTCAAGTTTGGAGTCATCTACCAGAAATTTGCACAG ACATCAGAAGAGGAGCTTTTCGGAAACAATGAGGAAAGTCCAGCTTTTGTTGAGTTTCTGGAGTTCTTGGGAGAGAAGATTGAACTTCATGATTTTAAAGG CTTTCGTGGTGGCCTGGATGTGACACATGGTCAGACAGGAGCTGAGTCAGTCTACCACAACTTCCACAACAAAGAGATAATGTTCCACGTGTCCACTAAGCTGCCATACACTGAAGGTGATTCCCAGCAG CTCCAGAGGAAGAGGCATATTGGAAATGACATTGTGGCTATTGTGTTCCAAGAAGAAAATACACCATTTGTACCCGATATGATTGCATCAAATTTCCTTCACGCTTATGTAGTGGTTCAAGTGGAGAACGCCTGTACTGATAACGTCCTCTATAAG GTATCTGTGACGGCAAGAGATGATGTGCCTTTCTTTGGACCAGCCCTCCCAGACCCAGCTGTCTTTAAAAAG GGTCCCGAGTTTCATGAGTTCCTCTTGACCAAACTGATCAATGCTGAATATTCCTGCTATAAAGCAGAGAAGTTTGCCAAGCTGGAG GAGAGGACACGTTTTGCTCTGCTGGAGACTTTATATGAGGAGCTGCACATGAACAGCCAGTCCATGATGGGACTGGGAGGAGACGATGACAAACTGGAGaatggaggaggaggaggcggTGGCTTCTTTGAGTCTTTCAAG CGAGTAATCCGCAATAGAAGTCAGTCTATGGATGCCATGGGCCTCAGTAACAAGAAGCCACACACTGTCTCCACCAGCCACAGCGGAAGCTTTACACACAACCCCCCAGACACCCCCAAAACACCCGGCATT TCCTTGATTATTCCTGGAAAAAGCCCAACCCGTAAGAAATCTGGTCCATTCAGTTCCAGGAGGAGCAGTGCCATTGGGATTGAGAACATACAAGAAGTTCAGGAGAGAAg CAGTCGTGAGGTGTCCCCTAGTCCACAGAGGACATCTGACGGTGGACACGTCACTCAGGACTTCAGATTAGACAACTCGTCCAGTCAGAGCTCACCTGAGATGCAAATCACCAAAATCGG tTCGGCCCTGTGCTGTCGAGCTCCCTCAATCCCAGAGTCTCAGGATCTATCTCGCTCCTCGTCCAATGCCAGTAGCTTCACCAGCGTGGTGGAGGAGAACGAGCTGGAACATGAAGTGACAGAGGACTATGACACAGGACTG GAGAGTCTATCATCAGCCGGTACGCCTCACAAACGAGATTCGTTTACATACAGTGGCGTGTGGTTGGAAGACGGCCCTGGTACTACTAGTCAGAGCAGTTCACACG GTCCCTTTCGACAGCAATCTGAACCTCGTCCAAAAACAGAGAGACAACACTCG AACTGCTAG
- the rap1gapb gene encoding rap1 GTPase-activating protein 1 isoform X2 gives MECKLTIYVMERARKSDKISYDNLQCYISRLRKEHNSADNRKQDGRIPRISDPLERPGLVKSFPPLPAPTLLKTSDIFAMIERMQGSRMDEQRCSLPPPLKTEEDYIPYPSVHEVLGRTGTLPLILLPQFGGYWIEGTNHDLGSSSTPEEPPPCPVSQDKLETNSIAKIYRKHFLGKEHFNYYSVDSALSHLVFSVKYDVIGDQEHLRLLLRSRFKTYHDVIPISCLTEFPNVVQMAKLVCEEVNVDRFYPVLYPKASRLIVTFDEHVINNNFKFGVIYQKFAQTSEEELFGNNEESPAFVEFLEFLGEKIELHDFKGFRGGLDVTHGQTGAESVYHNFHNKEIMFHVSTKLPYTEGDSQQLQRKRHIGNDIVAIVFQEENTPFVPDMIASNFLHAYVVVQVENACTDNVLYKVSVTARDDVPFFGPALPDPAVFKKGPEFHEFLLTKLINAEYSCYKAEKFAKLEERTRFALLETLYEELHMNSQSMMGLGGDDDKLENGGGGGGGFFESFKRVIRNRSQSMDAMGLSNKKPHTVSTSHSGSFTHNPPDTPKTPGISLIIPGKSPTRKKSGPFSSRRSSAIGIENIQEVQERSREVSPSPQRTSDGGHVTQDFRLDNSSSQSSPEMQITKIGSALCCRAPSIPESQDLSRSSSNASSFTSVVEENELEHEVTEDYDTGLESLSSAGTPHKRDSFTYSGVWLEDGPGTTSQSSSHGPFRQQSEPRPKTERQHSNC, from the exons GAAACAAGATGGCAGAATCCCGCGAATATCTGACCCGTTAGAACGTCCTGGTCTGGTCAAGTCCTTTCCTCCATTACCTGCTCCGACTCTTCTAAAG ACATCAGATATATTTGCAATGATAGAGCGAATGCAG GGCAGTAGAATGGACGAGCAGAGGTGCTCTCTTCCGCCTCCTCTCAAA ACAGAGGAAGATTACATTCCATATCCCAGCGTCCATGAG GTATTGGGTCGTACAGGCACTTTACCGCTCATTCTGCTGCCCCAGTTTGGGGGTTACTGGATTGAAGGGACCAATCATGATTTAGGCTCCTCCTCCACACCAGAGGAACCGCCCCCTTGTCCTGTATCACAGGATAAACTGGAGACAAACAGCATAGCCAAGATCTACAGGAAACACTTTCTGGGCAAG GAGCACTTTAATTATTACTCAGTGGACAGCGCTCTGAGCCACCTGGTCTTCTCTGTGAAGTATGATGTTATTGGAGACCAGGAGCACCTTCGACTGTTGCTTAG GTCAAGGTTTAAAACCTACCATGATGTGATACCAATTTCTTGTCTGACCGAGTTCCCCAATGTTGTGCAGATGGCGAAG ctTGTCTGTGAAGAGGTGAATGTGGACCGATTTTATCCAGTCTTATACCCAAAG GCATCCAGACTTATTGTGACATTTGATGAGCACGTCATCAACAACAACTTCAAGTTTGGAGTCATCTACCAGAAATTTGCACAG ACATCAGAAGAGGAGCTTTTCGGAAACAATGAGGAAAGTCCAGCTTTTGTTGAGTTTCTGGAGTTCTTGGGAGAGAAGATTGAACTTCATGATTTTAAAGG CTTTCGTGGTGGCCTGGATGTGACACATGGTCAGACAGGAGCTGAGTCAGTCTACCACAACTTCCACAACAAAGAGATAATGTTCCACGTGTCCACTAAGCTGCCATACACTGAAGGTGATTCCCAGCAG CTCCAGAGGAAGAGGCATATTGGAAATGACATTGTGGCTATTGTGTTCCAAGAAGAAAATACACCATTTGTACCCGATATGATTGCATCAAATTTCCTTCACGCTTATGTAGTGGTTCAAGTGGAGAACGCCTGTACTGATAACGTCCTCTATAAG GTATCTGTGACGGCAAGAGATGATGTGCCTTTCTTTGGACCAGCCCTCCCAGACCCAGCTGTCTTTAAAAAG GGTCCCGAGTTTCATGAGTTCCTCTTGACCAAACTGATCAATGCTGAATATTCCTGCTATAAAGCAGAGAAGTTTGCCAAGCTGGAG GAGAGGACACGTTTTGCTCTGCTGGAGACTTTATATGAGGAGCTGCACATGAACAGCCAGTCCATGATGGGACTGGGAGGAGACGATGACAAACTGGAGaatggaggaggaggaggcggTGGCTTCTTTGAGTCTTTCAAG CGAGTAATCCGCAATAGAAGTCAGTCTATGGATGCCATGGGCCTCAGTAACAAGAAGCCACACACTGTCTCCACCAGCCACAGCGGAAGCTTTACACACAACCCCCCAGACACCCCCAAAACACCCGGCATT TCCTTGATTATTCCTGGAAAAAGCCCAACCCGTAAGAAATCTGGTCCATTCAGTTCCAGGAGGAGCAGTGCCATTGGGATTGAGAACATACAAGAAGTTCAGGAGAGAAg TCGTGAGGTGTCCCCTAGTCCACAGAGGACATCTGACGGTGGACACGTCACTCAGGACTTCAGATTAGACAACTCGTCCAGTCAGAGCTCACCTGAGATGCAAATCACCAAAATCGG tTCGGCCCTGTGCTGTCGAGCTCCCTCAATCCCAGAGTCTCAGGATCTATCTCGCTCCTCGTCCAATGCCAGTAGCTTCACCAGCGTGGTGGAGGAGAACGAGCTGGAACATGAAGTGACAGAGGACTATGACACAGGACTG GAGAGTCTATCATCAGCCGGTACGCCTCACAAACGAGATTCGTTTACATACAGTGGCGTGTGGTTGGAAGACGGCCCTGGTACTACTAGTCAGAGCAGTTCACACG GTCCCTTTCGACAGCAATCTGAACCTCGTCCAAAAACAGAGAGACAACACTCG AACTGCTAG